A stretch of the Leguminivora glycinivorella isolate SPB_JAAS2020 chromosome 2, LegGlyc_1.1, whole genome shotgun sequence genome encodes the following:
- the LOC125242208 gene encoding peroxidase — protein MWQVWDTRMIRALVLALWCAHAAAVTPLSAAADDNECALYLAGPGRTSAFDYSLNLLRGNFGYEGQHTCITYEAVNQAYLEARKRILVAQPKGDWKPEDYASVGELILDISINLARTYGLTYEEIEKGLPLIDTSRTLIREVCPPVFSHVECRAGKYRRLDGLCNNLEHPTWGSTNAPFQRLIGPLFADGINAPRISHTGRDLPLSRVVSRTMHPDEGFHDHAGTVMVIAWGQFMDHDYTLTGTPLDPRNRNDPEECCKRPPHQKHPYCNEILIPDDDYFYRLFGVKCIDFVRAFPSPRPGCRLGSRVPFNTLTGAIDGNTVYGVTEKFSRKLRTGYGGLLRMNPVFTEYGLKDLLPLKLDIPDEGCTRPNKNMYCFEAGEVRVNEQLVLTVMHTLMAREHNRVAKGLAEVNPHWDDETLFQETRRINIAEIQHITYNEFLPILLGKDVMEKFGLVLEKEGYWDGYDKTVNPDVIDSFASAAYRFGHSLLPTAVERWSKAHKFIASKRLSDLIRRPYDLYRAGVLDEYVMGLMNQVAQAMDDSITQEVTNHLFKKVGARFGMDLVSFNMQRGREFGIPGYMEFRKFCGLGGAESFEELHGSMPNQTVNKYGQIFEHPVDIDLWSGGVSERPLPGSMLGPTFACIIATQFSYSRRGDRFWFELPNQPSSFTPEQLAEIRKSRLARVICDNTDIIDTVQLYPMVLPDHELNPRVPCRSGIMPSMDFSKWAEPAPAPFLGAAKQFVSSFSHNPFFGKK, from the exons GGCGCTAGTGTTAGCGCTATGGTGCGCGCACGCAGCGGCGGTGACGCCGCTGTCAGCGGCCGCGGACGACAACGAGTGCGCGCTGTACCTGGCCGGCCCGGGCCGCACCTCCGCCTTCGACTACAGCCTCAACCTGCTGCGGGGCAACTT cgGCTACGAAGGTCAACACACGTGCATCACCTATGAAGCAGTCAACCAAGCCTACTTGGAAGCACGGAAACGAATTT TGGTCGCTCAACCTAAAGGAGACTGGAAGCCGGAGGACTACGCTAGTGTCGGCGAGCTTATTCTTGACATTTCCATCAACTTGGCGCGAAC ATACGGTCTAACCTACGAAGAGATCGAAAAAGGCCTGCCTCTCATCGACACGTCAAGAACGCTTATCCGAGAAGTGTGCCCACCGGTGTTCTCCCACGTAGAGTGCCGTGCCGGAAAATACAGACGACTTGACGGACTCTGCAACAACTTGGAACACCCCACGTGGGGCTCCACTAATGCGCCTTTCCAGAG ACTGATCGGTCCTCTATTCGCCGACGGCATCAACGCTCCTCGTATTTCGCACACGGGTCGCGACCTGCCTCTATCTCGAGTGGTCTCCCGCACCATGCACCCTGACGAAGGCTTCCACGACCATGCTGGTACCGTCATGGTCATCGCCTGGGGCCAGTTCATGGATCACGACTACACGCTCACTGGCACGCCTTTAG ACCCCCGCAACCGCAACGACCCCGAGGAGTGCTGCAAGCGACCCCCGCACCAGAAGCACCCGTACTGCAACGAGATCCTCATCCCTGATGACGACTACTTCTACCGGCTCTTCGGAGTGAAGTGCATCGACTTTGTGAGGGCCTTCCCATCGCCGAGACCTGGCTGCCGTCTGG GTTCCCGAGTGCCTTTCAACACTTTAACTGGCGCCATTGACGGTAACACTGTCTATGGAGTCACTGAAAAATTTTCCAG GAAACTGCGTACTGGCTACGGTGGACTGCTGCGCATGAACCCTGTCTTTACGGAATACGGTCTGAAGGACCTCCTGCCGCTGAAGCTTGACATCCCCGATGAAGGTTGCACGAGACCCAACAAGAACATGTACTGTTTTGAGGCTG GCGAAGTTCGAGTTAACGAGCAACTGGTTCTGACTGTGATGCACACCTTGATGGCTCGTGAGCACAACCGCGTGGCGAAGGGCCTGGCCGAAGTGAACCCCCACTGGGACGACGAGACCCTCTTCCAGGAAACCAGACGAATCAACATCGCCGAAATTCAGCACATCACCTACAACGAATTCTTGCCCATCCTGCTCGGAAAGGATGTTATGGAAAAATTCGGATTGGTTCTGGAGaaagaa GGCTACTGGGATGGGTATGATAAAACGGTCAACCCTGACGTCATAGATTCCTTCGCCTCAGCCGCGTATCGTTTCGGACATTCACTATTGCCCACGGCTGTCGAGAGATGGTCCAAGGCTCACAAGTTTATCG CTTCCAAGAGACTGTCGGATCTGATCCGAAGGCCTTACGATCTGTACAGAGCTGGTGTTCTTGATGAATACGTGATGGGACTAATGAACCAAGTAGCGCAAGCTATGGACGACTCTATCACGCAAGAAGTCACGAACCATCTCTTCAAGAAGGTCGGCGCTCGTTTCGGAATGGACTTGGTATCATTCAACATGCAAAGAGGCCGAGAATTTGGTATTCCTGGATACATGGAATTCAGAAAGTTCTGTGGTCTCGGTGGAGCCGAAAGTTTCGAGGAGCTTCACGGGTCTATGCCTAACCAAACTGTAAACAAATATGGACAAATCTTTGAGCATCCTGTGGATATTGATCTCTGGTCTGGAGGAGTGTCAGAGAGACCGTTGCCAGGTTCCATGTTAGGGCCTACTTTTGCTTGTATTATCGCGACACAGTTCTCATACTCAAGAAGAGGAGACAGATTTTG GTTCGAATTACCAAACCAGCCGTCGTCGTTCACGCCGGAACAGCTAGCAGAAATCAGAAAGTCGCGACTAGCGCGCGTCATTTGCGATAATACGGATATTATTGACACCGTTCAGCTATACCCCATGGTTCTGCCGGACCATGAATT AAATCCACGAGTACCGTGCCGAAGTGGCATCATGCCCTCAATGGACTTCTCGAAGTGGGCGgagcccgcgcccgcgcccttCCTCGGGGCCGCCAAGCAGTTCGTGAGTAGCTTCTCGCACAATCCCTTCTTTGGCAAGAAGTAG